A single genomic interval of Spirosoma linguale DSM 74 harbors:
- a CDS encoding RagB/SusD domain protein (PFAM: RagB/SusD domain protein), with protein MKKIVFAVALLLAGCQSDFLEKQPLNAVTADNYYKTSDDAIRAVNAAYKPLMYNGIGQFGIAYYGNNQAGDSNTYGDDANWVAVENFTVTADNPAIRASWTSFYQVIFRANLVLDKVPGITMDATLKARILAEASFLRAISYHYLVLLFGDVPLITKPQFNASEFLVARTPVEQVYTQIIADLQSAEKSLPLTYPASDLGRATQGAAKSFLAKVYLYRKQWPEAAAKAKEVVDSKVYSLFDRYYDNFELATENGKESIFEIQYASFLGGLGNQTNNYDAPRGSGFTLDGGYGWAQPTQNFVNSFAATDPRKGYTIFQAGDVFQGITFNPATSSTGYGSRKYVVGKGTNIGKSDDPKNFILMRYADLLLMYAEALNESGKTAEALAPINQVRARKDVNMPPLAATLSQTQLRQAIKDERRVELGMEGHRWFDLVRWGDAAAFAKSIGKTTFREGISEHFPIPQAERDINPNLTQNRGY; from the coding sequence ATGAAAAAGATAGTGTTTGCGGTGGCCCTGCTGTTAGCCGGATGCCAGAGCGATTTTCTTGAAAAGCAACCCCTCAACGCCGTTACGGCCGATAATTATTACAAAACGTCGGACGATGCCATCCGGGCGGTCAATGCGGCTTATAAACCGCTTATGTACAATGGCATTGGCCAGTTTGGAATTGCCTATTACGGCAACAACCAGGCGGGCGATTCCAATACCTACGGTGACGATGCCAACTGGGTAGCCGTCGAGAACTTTACCGTTACGGCCGATAATCCGGCCATTCGAGCCTCCTGGACGTCGTTTTATCAGGTTATCTTCCGGGCCAATCTGGTACTTGACAAGGTTCCGGGCATCACGATGGATGCTACGCTAAAAGCCCGGATCCTGGCCGAAGCCTCGTTTTTACGGGCAATTTCCTACCACTATCTGGTGTTGCTTTTCGGCGATGTGCCTTTGATAACGAAACCCCAGTTCAACGCCAGCGAGTTTCTGGTAGCACGAACACCCGTTGAGCAGGTGTACACGCAGATCATTGCCGATCTGCAATCGGCGGAGAAGAGCTTACCGCTCACTTATCCCGCATCAGATCTGGGGCGGGCCACCCAGGGTGCGGCCAAGTCGTTTCTGGCAAAAGTGTATCTGTACCGGAAGCAATGGCCCGAAGCCGCAGCCAAAGCCAAAGAAGTTGTCGACTCGAAGGTGTACAGTCTCTTTGACCGCTATTACGATAACTTCGAGCTGGCAACCGAGAACGGGAAAGAGTCCATTTTTGAAATTCAGTATGCGTCATTTCTGGGCGGACTGGGTAACCAGACCAACAACTACGATGCTCCGCGCGGATCGGGCTTCACGCTGGATGGGGGCTACGGCTGGGCGCAGCCAACCCAGAACTTTGTGAACTCATTTGCCGCTACGGACCCACGAAAAGGCTACACTATTTTTCAGGCGGGCGATGTCTTTCAGGGAATAACATTTAACCCGGCCACGTCCTCAACGGGGTATGGTTCGCGCAAGTACGTTGTGGGGAAAGGGACAAACATCGGCAAGAGCGACGACCCCAAAAACTTTATCCTGATGCGCTATGCCGACTTGCTGCTGATGTATGCCGAAGCCCTGAACGAGTCGGGAAAAACGGCCGAAGCGCTGGCTCCCATCAACCAGGTGCGGGCGCGCAAAGATGTGAATATGCCGCCATTGGCCGCTACGCTCAGCCAAACACAGCTTCGGCAGGCTATTAAAGATGAGCGCCGGGTGGAACTGGGTATGGAAGGTCACCGCTGGTTCGATCTGGTTCGCTGGGGCGATGCCGCTGCGTTTGCTAAATCCATCGGCAAAACCACGTTCCGCGAGGGCATCAGCGAGCATTTTCCCATACCCCAGGCCGAGCGCGACATCAACCCGAACCTGACGCAAAATCGGGGTTATTGA
- a CDS encoding TonB-dependent receptor (PFAM: TonB-dependent receptor; TonB-dependent receptor plug~KEGG: mxa:MXAN_4746 TonB-dependent receptor), translated as MKNKQLRTTECPHLPIRLYWAFCGSSWPAITAVGLLCAPYGSIARQPEGAKVPTTAIAAVRVERAISGKVTGDNGEVLPGVSIQLKGTNRGTTTDATGSFRLTVPDEGSAVLVFSFIGYVSQEITVGNQSIINVTLASDNKALAEVVVVGYGTQKKADLTGAVSAISASDFDNTINTNVGQALQGRAAGVQVTQNTGKPGDNAIIRVRGVGTTGNSNALYVIDGVITDGGIANINPDDIESMTVLKDAASSAIYGARAANGVVLITTKRGKTGVGRVSFTMYYGTQKAWRLPRMANAREFATLQNEARQNAGLTPYWNNPDSLGVGNDKIGEIFQTAPIQNYHVSVSGGSEKSQYAVSLGYFNQVGIGIGVGYDRYSLNVTSDHQVLKKLKFGNSLSLTRGKQTSGQWNETFVNAIRFSPTIPKYMPDGNYGYGSRPGEQIGYLSSLGSAYLFQNDLTRYRLLGNIYGEYQFTPELKLRATIGADFILENGINFVPTYAFGGRTNVVNTLDRSNVISTTWLNENLLSYDKAFGKHSISALAGITQQANRYDNFSAHRESFPNNDIRVLDAGALNDRARGSASEWSIRSFLSRVNYNYDERYLVSANLRVDGSSRFGTGNRYGVFPSFAAGWRISGEKFMENIRAINDLKLRASWGQLGNQEIGLYSFTTGLNLGQNYVLGSGQTVAPGVAPTALGNPNIKWETTTMQDVGIDLALLNNRVSVTADYFIKDTRDMLVQVPIPGTTGVTTAPYQNVGAVRNSGFELAITYRKASGDFKYDISANMGTIKNRVTALAGLPIISGVFKTAEGQPISSIFGYVQEGVFQNQSEIDAHATQLNAKPGDIKWKDSNGDGIINDLDRDYIGNTIPRLSYGFTGNANYKGFDLSVFIQGIQGRDLYLDGTGGRRLMDNFDNTTAEYLSRWTGPGTSNRVPRLVWGDPSNNRRTSSFWVYDASYLRIRNVQLGYTLPKGTLGLGRLRIYASCQNLLTITSYPWFDPEVGAGIDNNFTDLMTYPQPRTILGGINIDF; from the coding sequence ATGAAAAACAAACAATTACGAACAACTGAATGTCCTCATCTTCCTATCAGGCTCTATTGGGCCTTTTGTGGCAGCTCATGGCCTGCCATTACGGCGGTGGGTCTGCTGTGTGCGCCGTACGGTTCAATCGCCCGGCAACCGGAAGGAGCGAAAGTACCCACGACGGCCATCGCTGCTGTACGGGTCGAACGTGCGATTAGCGGAAAAGTGACAGGCGATAACGGTGAGGTGCTGCCGGGAGTCAGCATTCAGCTAAAAGGAACAAACCGGGGAACAACGACCGATGCTACGGGGAGTTTTCGATTAACGGTACCGGACGAGGGGAGCGCCGTTCTGGTGTTTTCGTTTATCGGGTATGTTTCGCAGGAAATTACGGTTGGTAATCAATCCATCATCAATGTTACGCTGGCCTCCGACAATAAGGCTCTGGCTGAAGTCGTCGTGGTGGGGTACGGTACCCAGAAAAAAGCCGACCTGACGGGGGCCGTTTCTGCGATCTCAGCAAGCGATTTCGACAACACCATCAACACCAACGTTGGGCAGGCGCTTCAGGGTCGGGCGGCTGGGGTGCAGGTCACGCAAAACACAGGTAAGCCCGGCGATAACGCCATTATTCGGGTGCGGGGAGTAGGTACGACCGGAAACAGTAACGCACTTTATGTCATTGATGGGGTAATTACCGACGGCGGTATTGCCAATATAAACCCCGATGATATTGAGTCGATGACCGTACTGAAAGATGCGGCTTCGTCGGCCATTTACGGTGCTCGGGCCGCCAACGGTGTGGTGCTCATTACAACCAAGCGGGGGAAAACAGGCGTGGGACGGGTGAGCTTCACCATGTATTACGGCACCCAGAAAGCCTGGCGTCTGCCCCGTATGGCCAACGCCCGTGAATTTGCCACCTTGCAAAACGAAGCCCGCCAAAATGCTGGACTAACGCCCTACTGGAACAACCCGGACTCGCTGGGGGTGGGCAATGATAAGATTGGCGAAATATTCCAGACGGCCCCCATTCAGAACTACCACGTGTCGGTGTCGGGTGGCTCCGAAAAGTCGCAGTATGCTGTGTCGCTGGGCTATTTCAATCAGGTGGGTATTGGTATTGGCGTTGGGTACGACCGGTACTCGCTCAATGTGACCTCCGACCATCAGGTGCTCAAAAAACTGAAGTTTGGTAACAGCCTGTCGCTCACGAGAGGGAAGCAAACCAGCGGGCAGTGGAATGAAACGTTCGTAAACGCCATTCGTTTTTCGCCGACCATTCCCAAATACATGCCGGATGGTAACTACGGCTACGGCAGTCGGCCGGGGGAGCAGATTGGGTATCTGTCGTCGTTGGGAAGCGCCTACCTCTTTCAGAACGACCTGACGCGTTACCGGCTGCTGGGGAACATCTATGGCGAATACCAGTTTACCCCCGAACTCAAACTGCGGGCAACCATCGGTGCTGATTTTATCCTTGAAAACGGCATCAACTTTGTCCCGACTTACGCCTTTGGGGGCCGCACAAACGTGGTCAACACCCTCGACCGCTCCAACGTGATCAGCACCACCTGGCTGAACGAAAACCTGCTTTCCTACGATAAAGCGTTTGGAAAACACAGTATTTCGGCGCTGGCAGGTATTACGCAACAGGCCAACCGATACGATAATTTCTCGGCCCACCGGGAAAGTTTTCCGAATAACGACATTCGGGTGTTAGACGCCGGTGCCCTGAACGACCGGGCGCGTGGTAGCGCTTCCGAATGGTCGATCCGGTCGTTTCTGAGCCGGGTTAATTACAACTACGACGAAAGATACCTTGTGTCGGCCAACCTGCGGGTCGATGGATCATCGCGCTTTGGGACGGGCAATCGGTACGGCGTTTTTCCGTCCTTCGCGGCAGGCTGGCGGATTTCGGGAGAGAAGTTCATGGAGAATATACGCGCTATCAATGATCTGAAATTACGGGCAAGCTGGGGACAACTGGGTAATCAGGAAATCGGTCTGTATTCCTTCACAACGGGGCTTAATCTGGGGCAGAACTACGTGCTGGGCAGCGGACAGACGGTAGCGCCGGGCGTGGCACCAACGGCACTCGGTAATCCGAACATCAAATGGGAAACAACGACCATGCAGGACGTGGGTATTGACCTGGCCCTGCTGAATAACCGCGTTTCGGTAACGGCCGATTACTTCATTAAAGATACCCGCGACATGCTGGTGCAGGTGCCGATTCCAGGAACAACGGGCGTAACGACGGCACCTTATCAGAACGTGGGCGCTGTACGGAACTCCGGTTTCGAGTTGGCCATCACCTACCGGAAAGCCAGTGGCGATTTCAAATACGACATCAGCGCCAACATGGGCACGATCAAAAACCGGGTGACGGCTCTGGCAGGATTACCCATTATTTCGGGTGTGTTCAAAACCGCCGAAGGGCAGCCTATCAGCTCAATTTTCGGCTATGTGCAGGAAGGTGTATTCCAGAACCAGTCCGAAATTGATGCGCACGCTACCCAGCTTAACGCCAAACCCGGTGATATCAAATGGAAAGACTCCAATGGGGATGGCATCATCAATGACCTCGATCGGGATTATATCGGCAACACCATTCCCCGCCTGTCGTACGGCTTCACCGGCAATGCCAACTACAAAGGGTTCGACCTGAGCGTGTTCATTCAGGGTATTCAGGGGCGTGACCTGTATCTGGATGGTACCGGCGGCCGGCGGTTGATGGATAATTTCGACAATACCACGGCCGAGTATCTGAGTCGCTGGACGGGTCCTGGCACCAGCAACCGCGTGCCCCGTCTGGTGTGGGGCGATCCCAGCAACAACCGGCGCACGTCGAGTTTCTGGGTGTATGATGCCAGCTACCTCCGCATCCGGAATGTGCAGCTGGGCTACACGCTGCCCAAAGGAACGTTGGGTCTGGGTCGCCTGCGTATATACGCCAGTTGCCAGAATCTGCTGACCATCACGTCGTACCCGTGGTTCGACCCGGAAGTGGGTGCGGGCATCGACAATAACTTCACCGATCTGATGACGTACCCACAACCCCGAACAATTCTGGGCGGTATCAACATTGATTTTTAA
- a CDS encoding transcriptional regulator, AraC family (PFAM: helix-turn-helix- domain containing protein AraC type~SMART: Helix-turn-helix, AraC domain~KEGG: ara:Arad_12180 transcriptional regulator (AraC/XylS family)), with translation MKAHLLQVATTPNRSFSVRKEPIPNINNRWHCHKEVELVHFHRGSGTQFVGDSIRRFSAGDVVLIGANLPHYWHYDEEENESCKDKSERLPYATVVHFTENFWGDSFLCLPENKSLKMVLDRARRGLFLRGPIGQRLAQRMEALCHLEGTLRLMALMECLLIASEADERNYLSSLGFRHESSEVENERINAIYAYTLSHFHDKIKLQEVAAIAGLVPNSFCRYFKSRTGKSYSQFLLEIRVGNACKLLINEKMSVKQVCYESGFNNFTCFYKKFKLITGKSPLMYQRAHSISRPQRELADVVN, from the coding sequence ATGAAAGCGCACTTACTACAGGTTGCAACAACCCCGAACCGGTCATTCAGTGTTCGAAAAGAGCCCATACCCAACATCAACAACCGTTGGCATTGCCACAAAGAAGTCGAGTTAGTTCACTTTCATCGCGGCAGCGGCACTCAGTTTGTTGGCGATAGCATACGCCGGTTTTCGGCCGGAGATGTGGTGCTTATTGGTGCCAATCTGCCGCATTACTGGCATTACGACGAGGAGGAGAACGAGTCCTGCAAAGACAAGTCAGAACGGCTTCCGTACGCGACGGTCGTTCATTTTACCGAAAACTTCTGGGGCGATTCGTTTTTGTGCCTGCCCGAAAACAAGTCGCTGAAGATGGTGCTGGACCGGGCAAGACGGGGCCTGTTTCTGAGGGGACCTATTGGCCAGCGTCTGGCGCAGCGGATGGAGGCACTCTGCCATCTGGAAGGAACCTTGCGGCTAATGGCCCTTATGGAGTGTTTGTTAATTGCCAGTGAAGCCGACGAACGCAATTACCTGTCATCCCTGGGCTTCCGGCATGAATCGTCGGAGGTTGAAAATGAACGCATCAACGCGATTTATGCGTATACCCTCAGCCATTTTCACGACAAAATCAAGCTGCAGGAGGTGGCGGCTATTGCGGGGCTGGTGCCCAATTCGTTCTGCCGGTATTTTAAATCAAGAACGGGTAAGTCATACTCCCAATTTTTACTGGAGATCCGGGTCGGCAATGCCTGTAAACTGCTGATCAATGAAAAGATGAGTGTGAAGCAGGTCTGCTACGAGAGCGGGTTCAATAACTTCACCTGCTTCTACAAGAAATTCAAGCTTATAACCGGCAAAAGCCCGCTGATGTATCAACGGGCTCATTCAATTAGCCGTCCGCAACGGGAACTGGCGGATGTCGTGAATTGA
- a CDS encoding phosphoadenosine phosphosulfate reductase (PFAM: phosphoadenosine phosphosulfate reductase~KEGG: pna:Pnap_4585 phosphoadenosine phosphosulfate reductase), whose protein sequence is MTKVRHVLGISGGKDSAALAIYMRQRYPELDIEYYTCDTGKELEETYQLIKNLEGFLGKSIKLLQAADKSTQDPFDHYLNLYGGFLPSSNSRWCTKKLKLEPFEKFVGNDPVISYVGIRGDEDREGYISKKSNIQSIFPFRKNIWSEDVVSKVLANANLSVIADLYGQLPKASLSDRFDELLSKPVSFSFPQSQKLNLLLDVDTQRFNELVFAFLKQTNYPLAQEDSFPLLDNDEVLVRDDIFRLLEESGVGVPAYYNKVDFTVNEKKGQYSRSRSGCYFCFYQQKIEWIWLYEQHPDKFAQALAYEKDGYTWNDEETLEDMVKPQRMQAIKEEYIKRTSRNAQKLKSPYLLDILGDAEGEGCAACFI, encoded by the coding sequence ATGACCAAAGTCAGACATGTACTCGGTATATCGGGCGGCAAAGACAGTGCGGCTTTAGCCATCTATATGCGCCAACGGTATCCCGAGTTAGATATCGAGTACTACACCTGCGATACAGGTAAAGAACTGGAAGAAACGTACCAACTTATCAAAAATCTTGAGGGCTTTTTAGGTAAGTCAATCAAACTACTTCAAGCTGCTGATAAAAGTACACAAGACCCGTTCGACCATTATTTGAACTTGTATGGCGGTTTCTTGCCGTCGTCGAACTCACGTTGGTGTACTAAAAAGCTTAAGCTTGAACCGTTTGAAAAGTTCGTAGGCAACGACCCCGTTATATCTTATGTGGGTATTCGGGGTGACGAAGACCGGGAAGGATATATTTCTAAAAAATCAAATATACAGTCGATTTTTCCCTTTCGTAAAAACATATGGAGCGAAGATGTAGTAAGCAAGGTTCTCGCAAACGCAAACCTGTCTGTAATTGCTGACCTATACGGGCAACTGCCTAAAGCCAGTTTAAGCGACCGCTTTGATGAATTACTGAGTAAGCCTGTTTCATTTAGTTTTCCACAAAGTCAAAAATTAAACTTGCTGCTCGATGTTGATACCCAACGGTTCAATGAGCTGGTATTTGCCTTTTTAAAACAAACCAATTATCCATTAGCACAGGAAGACTCATTTCCACTTCTTGATAACGATGAGGTATTAGTTCGCGACGATATATTCAGACTACTTGAAGAAAGTGGTGTCGGTGTACCAGCTTATTACAACAAAGTTGACTTTACAGTTAACGAAAAAAAAGGACAGTACTCACGCAGTAGGTCAGGCTGCTATTTTTGCTTTTACCAGCAAAAAATTGAGTGGATTTGGCTATATGAGCAACATCCTGACAAATTTGCACAAGCATTGGCCTATGAAAAAGATGGCTACACCTGGAATGACGAGGAAACCCTCGAAGACATGGTTAAGCCACAGCGAATGCAGGCGATAAAAGAAGAATACATCAAACGTACAAGCCGTAATGCACAAAAATTAAAATCTCCGTATCTCTTAGATATCCTCGGCGATGCAGAAGGTGAAGGATGTGCGGCTTGTTTTATTTAG
- a CDS encoding conserved hypothetical protein (KEGG: spl:Spea_2304 hypothetical protein), translating into MELPNSTHIDISKLTGIFTNTTNSYKFYWFLAILDSIKDNDQKIISLNDMALRMVANVWYPLDYFKLSFGTDDSFIKISQLVSNRIIIDNSTNSAPLFDQLQSKLSNNDLTEVYRTVNKIVRYVPYRFVRPFINELLTVSKDSQVNLNIKEICNSIFHTSPNKVMYRFIDNSIELSDVWKDYLKTHQGILRGFIYWHLLQFLQKNNPNVIGLPDKLFKRSTREPKRGNEFWKPYIEINPDLKCVYSRQRINSQNMSLDHFLPWSYVVHDLLWNIIPTTKSVNSAKSNSLPSIDLYFEDFAQLQYDGFHFHVLKGNEKLLEDYSVLFGQNIHSIQEQPFALFRKRLEQTILPQLQMAQNLGFIYPFIFSNF; encoded by the coding sequence ATGGAACTACCAAACAGTACACATATAGATATTTCCAAACTTACAGGTATTTTTACTAATACGACTAACTCCTACAAATTCTACTGGTTTTTAGCAATTTTAGATAGTATAAAAGATAATGACCAAAAGATAATCTCATTAAATGATATGGCATTGCGGATGGTTGCAAACGTCTGGTATCCGCTAGATTATTTTAAATTATCATTTGGTACCGATGACAGTTTTATAAAAATTTCTCAATTAGTTTCAAACCGTATTATTATTGACAATAGTACAAACTCTGCCCCTCTATTTGACCAACTACAGTCAAAACTATCAAATAATGACTTAACAGAAGTTTATAGAACAGTTAATAAGATAGTACGTTATGTTCCTTACCGATTCGTAAGACCTTTCATAAATGAACTTCTTACTGTTTCAAAGGACAGCCAGGTAAATTTAAATATAAAGGAAATTTGTAACAGTATATTTCATACATCACCTAATAAGGTTATGTATCGTTTTATAGATAACTCTATTGAGTTAAGCGATGTATGGAAAGATTATTTAAAAACGCATCAAGGAATATTACGTGGGTTTATCTATTGGCATCTTTTGCAATTTTTACAGAAAAACAATCCAAATGTCATTGGCTTACCTGATAAACTTTTCAAACGAAGTACACGCGAGCCAAAACGAGGAAATGAGTTTTGGAAGCCCTATATAGAGATTAACCCAGATTTAAAATGTGTCTATTCTAGACAACGAATTAATTCTCAAAACATGAGTTTAGACCATTTTTTACCTTGGTCGTATGTAGTGCATGATTTACTCTGGAATATAATCCCTACCACTAAGAGTGTTAATTCGGCAAAAAGCAATTCATTACCATCAATAGATCTATACTTCGAAGATTTCGCTCAGTTACAATATGATGGCTTTCATTTTCATGTTCTAAAAGGAAATGAAAAATTACTTGAAGACTATTCTGTGCTTTTCGGGCAGAATATACACTCTATTCAGGAACAGCCTTTTGCCTTGTTTCGTAAACGGCTAGAGCAAACTATTTTACCCCAGTTACAAATGGCTCAAAACTTAGGCTTTATTTATCCATTTATATTTTCTAATTTTTGA
- a CDS encoding phosphotransferase KptA/Tpt1 (PFAM: phosphotransferase KptA/Tpt1~KEGG: cvi:CV_2425 hypothetical protein) yields the protein MIIDSEAKRISKLLSLALRHKPETTGIILDKNGWTDVDLLIAKLQAQSYPVNFEQLCYIVDTNNKSRFAFNNDKSKIRANQGHSVEVDLGYMTEEPPHFLYHGTATRFINQIIIEGLKKMSRHHVHLSADELTALRVGERHGEPIVLTVKAKEMAANGHVFHRSENGIWLTDFVPPSYLIYE from the coding sequence ATGATAATTGACAGTGAAGCAAAACGAATTAGTAAACTATTGAGTTTGGCGCTGCGTCACAAGCCTGAAACTACTGGCATTATTCTCGATAAAAATGGCTGGACTGACGTTGATCTGTTGATAGCTAAGTTGCAGGCCCAAAGTTATCCTGTCAACTTCGAACAACTCTGCTATATAGTCGATACAAATAATAAGAGTCGTTTTGCCTTCAATAATGATAAAAGTAAAATTCGGGCTAACCAAGGGCATTCCGTTGAAGTAGATTTAGGTTATATGACCGAGGAGCCTCCCCACTTTTTATATCATGGAACAGCCACTCGTTTTATAAATCAGATTATAATCGAAGGTTTAAAGAAGATGAGCCGCCATCACGTTCATCTGAGTGCTGATGAGCTAACAGCTCTACGCGTGGGAGAGCGTCATGGAGAACCTATTGTATTAACAGTCAAAGCGAAAGAAATGGCTGCTAATGGACACGTTTTTCACAGATCGGAGAATGGTATCTGGCTCACAGACTTTGTACCACCTTCTTATTTAATCTATGAGTAA
- a CDS encoding histidine triad (HIT) protein (PFAM: histidine triad (HIT) protein; Methyltransferase type 11; Methyltransferase type 12~KEGG: pna:Pnap_4872 histidine triad (HIT) protein), which produces MSNSQNPNSHLTAKERDTPSLPIRMLCERRLVEGRVLDYGCGYGQDVRFLRAKGFDAYGYDPYHQPDLPTGTFDTIVCFYVLNVLFPDEQTEVMMNISRLLKPGGRAYLSVRRDITRDGFRTHQLYGKSVYQCDVKLPFNSIYRNENTELYQYQHINQLTVEPNKCPFCTPKPKLEILTETVLTYAILDGYPVSKGHSLITPKKHVANFFDLPFSEQNECWQVVNKVQLMLHERFLPDGFTIGLNIGAAAGQKFPHASIHIIPRYIGDVPNPSGGVRNILHMKKGFHMR; this is translated from the coding sequence ATGAGTAACTCACAAAATCCAAACAGCCATTTAACAGCAAAAGAACGCGATACCCCATCTCTGCCAATTCGTATGCTGTGCGAACGTAGATTGGTAGAAGGCCGAGTTTTAGATTACGGTTGTGGTTATGGGCAGGACGTTCGTTTTTTGAGGGCAAAGGGGTTTGATGCTTATGGTTATGACCCTTACCACCAACCCGATTTACCAACAGGAACGTTTGATACTATCGTTTGCTTCTACGTTTTAAACGTCCTTTTTCCTGACGAGCAAACAGAGGTAATGATGAATATTTCGCGTTTACTGAAGCCTGGTGGCAGGGCATATTTATCAGTACGTAGGGACATTACACGCGACGGTTTTCGGACACACCAGTTATATGGAAAATCCGTTTATCAGTGTGACGTAAAACTACCATTCAATTCCATATACCGTAACGAGAACACAGAGCTTTATCAGTATCAACACATTAACCAACTTACTGTAGAACCGAACAAATGTCCATTTTGTACGCCTAAGCCCAAGCTTGAAATATTAACCGAAACAGTGTTGACTTATGCCATTTTGGATGGCTATCCTGTCAGTAAAGGTCATTCCCTAATAACTCCCAAAAAACACGTTGCCAATTTTTTCGACTTACCATTTTCAGAACAAAACGAATGCTGGCAAGTGGTTAATAAAGTACAACTAATGTTACATGAGCGTTTTTTACCGGACGGCTTTACAATTGGTCTTAACATAGGCGCGGCAGCTGGTCAGAAATTTCCTCACGCAAGTATTCACATTATTCCACGATACATAGGAGACGTACCAAATCCAAGTGGTGGAGTGCGGAATATATTACACATGAAGAAAGGCTTCCATATGCGCTGA